The following are encoded in a window of Cytophagales bacterium genomic DNA:
- a CDS encoding 30S ribosomal protein S20, with amino-acid sequence MATHKSAIKRIRQSQVRRLKNRYQHKTARTLVKKLNSTNDKAEAEKLFINVSSTLDKLVKKKIIHKNKAANNKSKLAKFVNSL; translated from the coding sequence ATGGCAACACACAAATCAGCAATAAAAAGGATAAGACAAAGCCAGGTAAGGCGTCTTAAAAACAGGTATCAGCATAAGACTGCAAGAACCTTAGTTAAAAAATTAAATTCAACTAATGATAAAGCCGAGGCTGAAAAGCTGTTTATCAACGTATCTTCTACGCTGGATAAGCTCGTCAAGAAAAAAATTATTCACAAAAATAAAGCTGCTAATAATAAATCCAAATTGGCTAAGTTTGTTAATAGTTTATAG
- a CDS encoding T9SS type A sorting domain-containing protein, which yields MKTKITSVTALLISALMLVQFGVNAQQSLQIQKLQLKGSKALSKSFNSANQQFNVSPKAVKASSPKTLVAPIFTEDFAVGIPGTWSNIDNLPPGGLWQTGFSTADATTLSSPTGANGFVFFDSDGFGDDFNAENADLITPMIDASALPSVSLTFSHYFRAGFGGAAEVFVSNNGGTTYTSVASWFASSTANGQLESIDISSIAAGNDSIVIKFNFTGDYSWYWLIDDIVVDINLNNELVLNSIFSTSYSLIPLTQAFPITFEGRVDNTGVNSQPNVTLNATVTGAGTFSGNSAPLTLLPGVDSLLTVTTTYTPSTIGSYAVNFTVSSDSVDENPANDTLSSAFGVSDTVFARDNGNYTGNGVWFGPGSAFAFAIAFEIVDTQEVRSISVFLQGSTVAGGTLKAKLYDVSLTTVIDSSVVFTIQAGDIATGFIPLSLLNKPILTPGIYYASVASLNGASDVIFATGTDYNQPTGSVMALPPGGPPWGTSSFTPFIRLNFAPPLSAAITDSADATCNNANGPCDGWAVVAAMDGTPTYTYLWSDGQTTDSAVGLCAGAHTVWVWDAAGDSALATVTINQPTAITAVMSSTNDTTGAGVGTASVLAGGGTPPYTYSWNTGDTTTTIDSIPGGTYTVDVTDINGCTFSDSVLVNVGTVSVSITFITDVTCNGFCDGEAAVSVLSGTGPFTYLWDDSTTQTNDTATGLCAGTYTVWIWDSAGTDSAAVFVTINEPPLFIISITPGGSTTLCGDSVELVSDPATTYDWLLNNVPTGVTGINYYASTSGDYNVVATNASGCVDTSATVTVTVNLLPVIAVAPGSVCGSNGDSVTLTASGAVSYTWSPSASLSAATGAVVSAFPTVNTTYTVVGTDTNGCIDATTVLVQIDTTLCPVGVSELFDAANSIRFYPNPTTGIINIDVGNELKVRSIKVYNIIGNLVLDLTNNSGLTKNQFAIELSNYPSGAYIIKVETDDRVITTKVGLNTGK from the coding sequence ATGAAAACAAAAATTACTTCCGTAACAGCGCTTTTGATCAGCGCTTTAATGCTTGTGCAGTTTGGTGTGAATGCACAACAAAGTTTACAAATTCAGAAATTACAGCTTAAAGGTTCCAAAGCATTGTCCAAATCTTTTAATAGTGCTAATCAACAATTCAATGTTTCACCAAAAGCAGTTAAAGCATCTTCTCCCAAAACTTTAGTAGCACCCATCTTCACTGAAGATTTTGCTGTAGGAATTCCTGGCACTTGGTCAAATATTGATAATTTACCTCCTGGTGGATTGTGGCAGACAGGATTCAGCACTGCTGATGCAACTACTTTATCATCTCCAACCGGAGCAAATGGTTTTGTTTTTTTTGATTCTGATGGTTTTGGTGATGACTTCAACGCTGAAAATGCTGATTTGATAACACCCATGATTGACGCTTCTGCGCTTCCTTCGGTTAGTTTGACTTTTAGCCATTATTTTCGAGCTGGGTTTGGTGGCGCTGCGGAAGTATTTGTTAGTAATAATGGGGGAACTACTTATACCTCAGTAGCAAGCTGGTTTGCTTCCTCAACTGCTAATGGCCAATTAGAAAGTATTGATATTTCATCCATTGCAGCTGGCAATGATAGTATTGTGATCAAATTCAATTTTACGGGAGACTATTCATGGTATTGGTTAATAGATGATATTGTGGTGGATATAAACCTCAATAACGAACTTGTTTTAAATTCAATATTTTCTACTTCCTATTCTTTAATACCTTTAACTCAAGCTTTCCCTATAACTTTTGAAGGTAGAGTCGATAATACTGGTGTTAACTCCCAGCCAAATGTTACACTTAATGCTACTGTTACAGGTGCCGGCACCTTTTCCGGGAATAGTGCACCTCTTACATTATTGCCGGGAGTAGATTCACTTTTAACTGTAACCACTACTTATACTCCCTCAACAATTGGCAGTTACGCAGTGAATTTTACCGTAAGTTCAGATTCTGTTGATGAAAATCCAGCTAATGATACATTATCTAGTGCTTTTGGTGTATCTGACACTGTATTTGCCAGAGATAATGGTAATTACACAGGTAATGGAGTTTGGTTTGGTCCTGGGAGCGCCTTTGCTTTTGCTATTGCTTTTGAAATAGTAGATACACAAGAAGTTAGGTCTATATCCGTTTTTCTCCAGGGGTCAACTGTTGCAGGTGGTACACTTAAAGCAAAACTCTATGATGTTAGTTTAACGACTGTAATAGATTCATCTGTTGTATTTACCATACAAGCTGGTGATATTGCTACAGGATTTATACCCCTGTCTTTATTAAATAAACCAATCCTGACTCCAGGTATATATTATGCTTCTGTAGCCAGTCTCAATGGAGCGTCAGATGTTATTTTTGCTACGGGAACTGACTATAACCAGCCAACCGGAAGCGTTATGGCTTTGCCTCCTGGCGGGCCGCCTTGGGGTACAAGTTCGTTTACACCTTTTATAAGACTTAATTTTGCTCCTCCTCTTAGTGCTGCAATTACAGATTCAGCAGATGCGACCTGTAATAACGCCAATGGCCCATGTGATGGATGGGCAGTAGTAGCTGCTATGGATGGAACGCCCACTTACACATATTTATGGTCCGATGGGCAAACTACTGATAGTGCAGTTGGTCTTTGTGCCGGTGCTCATACTGTTTGGGTTTGGGATGCTGCCGGAGATAGCGCTCTTGCAACGGTTACTATTAATCAACCCACTGCAATAACCGCAGTAATGTCATCCACAAATGACACTACCGGTGCAGGTGTTGGTACGGCGTCTGTTTTGGCAGGTGGTGGTACACCTCCTTATACCTATTCGTGGAATACGGGTGATACAACTACTACAATTGACAGTATTCCGGGAGGGACTTATACCGTAGATGTAACAGATATCAATGGTTGTACATTTTCTGACAGTGTTTTAGTAAATGTCGGAACTGTAAGTGTATCCATCACTTTTATAACTGATGTTACATGTAACGGGTTTTGTGACGGAGAGGCTGCTGTATCTGTTTTAAGTGGAACAGGGCCTTTTACATATTTGTGGGATGATTCAACTACTCAAACTAATGATACAGCAACGGGACTTTGTGCAGGTACTTATACCGTGTGGATTTGGGATTCTGCCGGTACTGATAGCGCTGCAGTATTTGTTACTATCAATGAACCTCCTCTATTTATAATTAGTATTACACCGGGTGGTTCAACTACCTTGTGTGGGGATAGTGTAGAGCTGGTTTCTGACCCTGCAACTACCTACGATTGGCTGCTTAATAATGTACCTACAGGAGTAACGGGTATCAATTACTATGCAAGCACTTCCGGGGATTACAATGTAGTTGCAACCAATGCATCCGGATGTGTAGATACATCGGCAACTGTAACAGTGACTGTAAATCTTCTACCTGTTATTGCTGTGGCACCTGGTAGCGTTTGTGGCAGCAACGGAGATTCAGTGACATTAACTGCCAGTGGTGCCGTTAGCTATACGTGGTCACCTTCTGCTTCTTTGAGTGCTGCTACAGGTGCAGTTGTATCAGCTTTCCCAACGGTGAATACTACATACACAGTAGTAGGTACTGACACTAATGGATGTATAGATGCTACAACAGTGTTGGTTCAAATTGATACAACTTTATGTCCTGTTGGCGTAAGCGAACTATTTGATGCAGCTAACAGCATCAGGTTCTATCCTAACCCAACCACCGGTATTATAAATATTGATGTGGGTAATGAACTAAAAGTAAGATCAATTAAGGTTTACAATATTATTGGCAACCTGGTTTTGGATCTAACTAATAATAGCGGTTTGACGAAAAATCAATTTGCAATTGAGCTCTCAAATTATCCATCAGGCGCTTATATCATAAAAGTAGAGACTGATGATAGGGTTATTACCACCAAAGTTGGTCTTAATACCGGTAAATAA
- a CDS encoding JAB domain-containing protein, giving the protein MSEENHITKLNIQSWAQEDRPREKLLLKGKAALSDAELVGILIGSGTKSQNAVELAKFILKKVNNDLNELAKLSVTDLMKSKGIGEAKAISIVSALELGRRRKNSTPQKKDKITCSKDAYELMKPQMLDNNHEEFWMLLLNKSNSIIKKVPVSSGGLSGTITDPKIIFKLALDHLASGIVMIHNHPSGNLKPSGADIRLTKNLIEAGKLLEIQVLDHLIFTDNGYYSFADEDRM; this is encoded by the coding sequence ATGTCTGAAGAAAATCACATCACGAAACTTAACATTCAAAGCTGGGCACAAGAAGACAGGCCCAGAGAAAAATTACTTTTAAAAGGAAAAGCCGCTCTGAGTGATGCCGAATTGGTTGGAATACTGATCGGTTCGGGTACCAAATCGCAGAATGCTGTAGAACTGGCAAAATTCATACTAAAAAAGGTAAACAACGACCTGAATGAACTGGCAAAATTATCGGTGACTGATCTGATGAAAAGTAAAGGTATTGGTGAAGCAAAAGCGATAAGTATTGTAAGCGCACTGGAGCTCGGACGAAGAAGAAAAAACTCCACACCTCAAAAAAAAGATAAAATTACCTGCTCCAAAGATGCTTATGAGCTTATGAAACCGCAGATGTTGGATAATAACCATGAAGAATTCTGGATGCTGCTGCTCAATAAGTCCAACAGTATAATTAAAAAAGTACCTGTTAGCAGCGGGGGATTATCGGGTACGATCACAGACCCAAAAATAATATTCAAGCTTGCCCTGGATCATCTGGCAAGTGGAATTGTCATGATACATAACCATCCATCGGGAAATCTAAAACCTAGTGGCGCTGATATACGCTTAACTAAAAATTTAATAGAGGCTGGAAAGCTACTCGAAATCCAGGTGCTTGATCATTTGATCTTTACTGATAACGGGTACTATAGCTTTGCGGATGAGGATCGGATGTAA